A single Hemitrygon akajei chromosome 29, sHemAka1.3, whole genome shotgun sequence DNA region contains:
- the c29h1orf174 gene encoding UPF0688 protein C1orf174 homolog isoform X4, whose protein sequence is MGIQLSVGVRRSARLRNKVLCTAASSTSQQNIKAGSSTQKTPRTSCETVLSLNKSDSSTSNHPSKKQKCERVEVQTKEEAPVTEQELEDTAVILPHKPSHKSIEENEKPLTHEVCTEENVAAQENQTPSTVSSEWGETEKHGDHATETEEMDNNNHLLTEISMKPVLENKEDVEKTESPDSDTERKDTMEIDQSPGTSFKIDNSIFLDEDSNQPMPVGKFFGNVEIMQVPAETETKVNPVLQNASDVMDKCL, encoded by the exons GTTGGAGTCCGGCGTTCTGCCCGTCTTCGGAATAAGGTGCTTTGTACTGCAGCTTCAAGCACCTCCCAACAGAACATCAAGGCTGGCAGTTCAACACAGAAAACACCCAGG ACTTCATGTGAAACCGTGCTTTCATTGAACAAGTCAGATTCCAGCACAAGTAATCATCCCTCAAAAAAGCAGAAATGTGAAAGAGTGGAAGTACAGACAAAAGAGGAAGCTCCAGTTACTGAGCAGGAACTAGAAGATACTGCTGTCATTCTTCCTCACAAACCTTCACACAAGTCAATAGAAGAGAATGAGAAGCCACTTACTCACGAAGTATGCACTGAAGAGAATGTAGCAGCCCAGGAAAACCAGACACCTTCGACAGTCAGCTCGGAGTGGGGAGAGACTGAAAAGCATGGAGACCATGCCACTGAAACGGAAGAAATGGACAATAATAATCATCTGCTAACAGAAATATCCATGAAGCCAGTGTTAGAAAACAAGGAAGATGTTGAAAAGACAGAAAGCCCAGATAGTGATacagaaaggaaagatactatggAGATTGATCAATCACCAGGCACCTCATTTAAAATAGATAACAGCATTTTTCTGGACGAGGATAGCAATCAGCCAATGCCTGTGGGCAAATTCTTCGGAAATGTGGAGATTATGCAA GTGCCAGCGGAAACTGAAACAAAAGTGAATCCTGTTTTGCAAAATGCATCGGACGTGATGGATAAGTGTTTGTGA
- the c29h1orf174 gene encoding UPF0688 protein C1orf174 homolog isoform X1 produces MGIQLSVGVRRSARLRNKVLCTAASSTSQQNIKAGSSTQKTPRTSCETVLSLNKSDSSTSNHPSKKQKCERVEVQTKEEAPVTEQELEDTAVILPHKPSHKSIEENEKPLTHEVCTEENVAAQENQTPSTVSSEWGETEKHGDHATETEEMDNNNHLLTEISMKPVLENKEDVEKTESPDSDTERKDTMEIDQSPGTSFKIDNSIFLDEDSNQPMPVGKFFGNVEIMQDLPQSVPLLDSVTRREYRRRHFIAKDEEDEEPEDRIAEKTEVKPQVLPPSENEVPAETETKVNPVLQNASDVMDKCL; encoded by the exons GTTGGAGTCCGGCGTTCTGCCCGTCTTCGGAATAAGGTGCTTTGTACTGCAGCTTCAAGCACCTCCCAACAGAACATCAAGGCTGGCAGTTCAACACAGAAAACACCCAGG ACTTCATGTGAAACCGTGCTTTCATTGAACAAGTCAGATTCCAGCACAAGTAATCATCCCTCAAAAAAGCAGAAATGTGAAAGAGTGGAAGTACAGACAAAAGAGGAAGCTCCAGTTACTGAGCAGGAACTAGAAGATACTGCTGTCATTCTTCCTCACAAACCTTCACACAAGTCAATAGAAGAGAATGAGAAGCCACTTACTCACGAAGTATGCACTGAAGAGAATGTAGCAGCCCAGGAAAACCAGACACCTTCGACAGTCAGCTCGGAGTGGGGAGAGACTGAAAAGCATGGAGACCATGCCACTGAAACGGAAGAAATGGACAATAATAATCATCTGCTAACAGAAATATCCATGAAGCCAGTGTTAGAAAACAAGGAAGATGTTGAAAAGACAGAAAGCCCAGATAGTGATacagaaaggaaagatactatggAGATTGATCAATCACCAGGCACCTCATTTAAAATAGATAACAGCATTTTTCTGGACGAGGATAGCAATCAGCCAATGCCTGTGGGCAAATTCTTCGGAAATGTGGAGATTATGCAA GATCTTCCACAATCAGTACCACTCCTGGATTCTGTCACCAGGCGAGAGTATAGGAGACGTCACTTCATTGCAAAAGATGAAGAGGATGAAGAACCAGAAGACAGGATAGCAGAAAAAACAGAAGTGAAGCCACAAGTGTTACCTCCATCAGAAAATGAG GTGCCAGCGGAAACTGAAACAAAAGTGAATCCTGTTTTGCAAAATGCATCGGACGTGATGGATAAGTGTTTGTGA
- the c29h1orf174 gene encoding UPF0688 protein C1orf174 homolog isoform X2, whose protein sequence is MKTKQVGVRRSARLRNKVLCTAASSTSQQNIKAGSSTQKTPRTSCETVLSLNKSDSSTSNHPSKKQKCERVEVQTKEEAPVTEQELEDTAVILPHKPSHKSIEENEKPLTHEVCTEENVAAQENQTPSTVSSEWGETEKHGDHATETEEMDNNNHLLTEISMKPVLENKEDVEKTESPDSDTERKDTMEIDQSPGTSFKIDNSIFLDEDSNQPMPVGKFFGNVEIMQDLPQSVPLLDSVTRREYRRRHFIAKDEEDEEPEDRIAEKTEVKPQVLPPSENEVPAETETKVNPVLQNASDVMDKCL, encoded by the exons GTTGGAGTCCGGCGTTCTGCCCGTCTTCGGAATAAGGTGCTTTGTACTGCAGCTTCAAGCACCTCCCAACAGAACATCAAGGCTGGCAGTTCAACACAGAAAACACCCAGG ACTTCATGTGAAACCGTGCTTTCATTGAACAAGTCAGATTCCAGCACAAGTAATCATCCCTCAAAAAAGCAGAAATGTGAAAGAGTGGAAGTACAGACAAAAGAGGAAGCTCCAGTTACTGAGCAGGAACTAGAAGATACTGCTGTCATTCTTCCTCACAAACCTTCACACAAGTCAATAGAAGAGAATGAGAAGCCACTTACTCACGAAGTATGCACTGAAGAGAATGTAGCAGCCCAGGAAAACCAGACACCTTCGACAGTCAGCTCGGAGTGGGGAGAGACTGAAAAGCATGGAGACCATGCCACTGAAACGGAAGAAATGGACAATAATAATCATCTGCTAACAGAAATATCCATGAAGCCAGTGTTAGAAAACAAGGAAGATGTTGAAAAGACAGAAAGCCCAGATAGTGATacagaaaggaaagatactatggAGATTGATCAATCACCAGGCACCTCATTTAAAATAGATAACAGCATTTTTCTGGACGAGGATAGCAATCAGCCAATGCCTGTGGGCAAATTCTTCGGAAATGTGGAGATTATGCAA GATCTTCCACAATCAGTACCACTCCTGGATTCTGTCACCAGGCGAGAGTATAGGAGACGTCACTTCATTGCAAAAGATGAAGAGGATGAAGAACCAGAAGACAGGATAGCAGAAAAAACAGAAGTGAAGCCACAAGTGTTACCTCCATCAGAAAATGAG GTGCCAGCGGAAACTGAAACAAAAGTGAATCCTGTTTTGCAAAATGCATCGGACGTGATGGATAAGTGTTTGTGA
- the c29h1orf174 gene encoding UPF0688 protein C1orf174 homolog isoform X3 — protein sequence MTSCETVLSLNKSDSSTSNHPSKKQKCERVEVQTKEEAPVTEQELEDTAVILPHKPSHKSIEENEKPLTHEVCTEENVAAQENQTPSTVSSEWGETEKHGDHATETEEMDNNNHLLTEISMKPVLENKEDVEKTESPDSDTERKDTMEIDQSPGTSFKIDNSIFLDEDSNQPMPVGKFFGNVEIMQDLPQSVPLLDSVTRREYRRRHFIAKDEEDEEPEDRIAEKTEVKPQVLPPSENEVPAETETKVNPVLQNASDVMDKCL from the exons ATG ACTTCATGTGAAACCGTGCTTTCATTGAACAAGTCAGATTCCAGCACAAGTAATCATCCCTCAAAAAAGCAGAAATGTGAAAGAGTGGAAGTACAGACAAAAGAGGAAGCTCCAGTTACTGAGCAGGAACTAGAAGATACTGCTGTCATTCTTCCTCACAAACCTTCACACAAGTCAATAGAAGAGAATGAGAAGCCACTTACTCACGAAGTATGCACTGAAGAGAATGTAGCAGCCCAGGAAAACCAGACACCTTCGACAGTCAGCTCGGAGTGGGGAGAGACTGAAAAGCATGGAGACCATGCCACTGAAACGGAAGAAATGGACAATAATAATCATCTGCTAACAGAAATATCCATGAAGCCAGTGTTAGAAAACAAGGAAGATGTTGAAAAGACAGAAAGCCCAGATAGTGATacagaaaggaaagatactatggAGATTGATCAATCACCAGGCACCTCATTTAAAATAGATAACAGCATTTTTCTGGACGAGGATAGCAATCAGCCAATGCCTGTGGGCAAATTCTTCGGAAATGTGGAGATTATGCAA GATCTTCCACAATCAGTACCACTCCTGGATTCTGTCACCAGGCGAGAGTATAGGAGACGTCACTTCATTGCAAAAGATGAAGAGGATGAAGAACCAGAAGACAGGATAGCAGAAAAAACAGAAGTGAAGCCACAAGTGTTACCTCCATCAGAAAATGAG GTGCCAGCGGAAACTGAAACAAAAGTGAATCCTGTTTTGCAAAATGCATCGGACGTGATGGATAAGTGTTTGTGA